In the Colius striatus isolate bColStr4 chromosome 3, bColStr4.1.hap1, whole genome shotgun sequence genome, TTTTTCTCCTGGTCTGGGATAATAAATCCCAGAGAAACTTCAAACCAGcaagctgagagaaaaaaacagtggCTGGAAAGCAAGGAGAAAGGGAATAGCACTCAAAATGGACCTGAGCAAAGCAGGGCTGtgagacagagacacacagggaGATCAGGAAGCttagagaggagaaaaagaggaagagaacaggaggaaacagcATCTGGGAAGGCAAGGATGTGCTGAGGAGAGGGGAGGTGGATGAGGAGGCGACCTGACCCCCACCACATCGATCAACAGCGAAACACAACGGCCTTAAAGCTCTCTAGAGCTGGGGTGGGGGATCTATCCTGGAGCCTCCTGCCTGGAAAAGCTGGTGAgacactgaaggaaaaggagtgactgagggagccctggtacctGTGGAACAGTCCATGTGGATCAACAGGGAGTCAGTGtcaggtttcatttttttagcaCTGTTCTCTGAGGTAGAAGCGACAAGTGAGTTTGTAGAAGAGAAATAGGGTGGCTGCGGGGAGCTCTGATCCATACAGTCCACTTTCCTTTTGAGGGAGGCCATGGCAATGGAAGAAGGCAGGAGAGTGTGGGAGGCGTGGGCCCTCCCCAGCAGGTTGGTGCCAgggatgctgtgctgcagcaggaaatGATCTATCCTGGCCTTGAGCGTGGGgtgaggcaggggctgggagtgCTGGCCGAAGGCCACCCCGGTGAAGGGGTCGCTGGGGACCCTGCCCCAACACGCCTCGCTCCGGTTGCATTTCTCCAAGGTGGTCTGGTCAATGACCTTCCCAGAGGGCAGCAGCATAGGGAAAGTCATGATCTCCAGAGTGATGGGGTCCAGGAACTCCTCGGGGATGTCCTGCACCACGTCCACCAGCTTGTGGAGCGTCTGCCGCTCGCTCTCGTTGGCGCCCAAGGGGACGCAGTCGCTCTCCATCGGCGTCCAGGCCTCTGCCTTCAGGCCGCTCGCCTCCTGGGACGAGAGCTGCGAGGCCACCTGAAACACCCCCTCGATGACGTCCTGAGGGCAGGATTTGGCAGGCTGGCCCCACACCTCCAGCCGTTTGATGCCGGGCAGCCCGCCCCCGGCCACGTGGGTGATGCAGATCTTTAAGTGGGACACGTTGCTGAGCGAGGAGGGCCCTTTGTTCCAAAGATCTTGAGATGCAGAGCCTGGGTAGGAGAGGACGTTTTCCATCTGCTGGAAGGGCGGCCTGGGCTTGAAGCCTCTGTGGCCAAATGTcactttgctttgattttttaagACAGCTTTGCCCACCAGTGTGAAAGTGTCTTTGTCAGacacgggctgcccaggcacaCCTGAGAACTGACCCTCAGGGCTCTGCCAAGAGCTTTTATTGCACGAGGTAGAGGTGTAAAGTTCGAGCCCAGAGAAGGTTTGATACCCCCCAGCTGAGATGTCAATGTTGATCCTGCAGATCTCGATGTTGAAGGGGAAAGAGATGGTGACGTGGACGGGAGGTTTGATGAAGTACTCGCTGCGGAAGCCGCGGTTCCTCCTGGCCAGGTCTTCAGAGATCAGATTCTCCACTTCGTAGCCATCAGCAGAGATCTGTGGT is a window encoding:
- the LOC104556969 gene encoding RING finger protein 37 isoform X3, with product MVINVCLPQFKPRIHCNKISADGYEVENLISEDLARRNRGFRSEYFIKPPVHVTISFPFNIEICRINIDISAGGYQTFSGLELYTSTSCNKSSWQSPEGQFSGVPGQPVSDKDTFTLVGKAVLKNQSKVTFGHRGFKPRPPFQQMENVLSYPGSASQDLWNKGPSSLSNVSHLKICITHVAGGGLPGIKRLEVWGQPAKSCPQDVIEGVFQVASQLSSQEASGLKAEAWTPMESDCVPLGANESERQTLHKLVDVVQDIPEEFLDPITLEIMTFPMLLPSGKVIDQTTLEKCNRSEACWGRVPSDPFTGVAFGQHSQPLPHPTLKARIDHFLLQHSIPGTNLLGRAHASHTLLPSSIAMASLKRKVDCMDQSSPQPPYFSSTNSLVASTSENSAKKMKPDTDSLLIHMDCSTDPVSHEQKLSESLDTALTSALSSMPSFTAKLMKSQLQAQGEGGCSSSWSPGTILEHGRSSQSLGCGSCGKTFSCYFKAEPMYQLPCGHLLCRGCLAEKQKAAGSVPCGSCKRPAATHDIRRVHF